A window of Longimicrobium sp. contains these coding sequences:
- a CDS encoding DNA translocase FtsK has protein sequence GKDISGKPLVADLARMPHLLIAGATGSGKSVCVNTIITSLIYRHPPQALRFLMVDPKMVELSMYNDLPHLRHPVVTDNSEAAAVLKWAVIEMERRYQLLSVNGVRNLTDFNTKVDGGQLLRSPDPEGEEGDPDRWLYRGGRLPYIVVIIDELADLMMTVQGEVEKPLALLAQKARAIGIHLILATQRPSVNVITGLIKANFPSRIAFRVSSKVDSRTILDQNGADALLGNGDMLLMPPASNEPVRIQGAYLSTDETEALMAWYREQAQLRRQEALERGMDPSHVVEANILDEVRAQEDTGELEADEEPGERDKLFRTAAELCIQHQGGSTSLLQRRMRIGYGRAARIMDQLEKAGILGPPDGSKPRDVLVDFAQLESICGAE, from the coding sequence TGGGCAAGGACATCAGCGGCAAGCCCCTGGTGGCCGACCTCGCCCGCATGCCGCACCTGCTGATCGCCGGCGCCACGGGCTCGGGGAAGTCGGTGTGCGTCAACACCATCATCACCTCGCTGATCTACCGCCACCCGCCGCAGGCGCTCCGCTTCCTGATGGTGGACCCGAAGATGGTGGAGCTCAGCATGTACAACGACCTCCCCCACCTGCGGCACCCGGTGGTGACCGACAACAGCGAGGCCGCCGCGGTGCTCAAGTGGGCGGTGATCGAGATGGAGCGCCGCTACCAGCTCCTGTCGGTGAACGGGGTGCGCAACCTGACCGACTTCAACACCAAGGTGGACGGCGGGCAGCTCCTGCGCTCGCCCGACCCCGAGGGCGAGGAGGGCGACCCCGACCGCTGGCTGTACCGCGGCGGGCGGCTCCCCTACATCGTGGTGATCATCGACGAGCTGGCCGATCTGATGATGACCGTGCAGGGCGAGGTGGAGAAGCCGCTGGCGCTGCTGGCGCAGAAGGCGCGCGCGATTGGCATCCACCTGATCCTGGCCACGCAGCGCCCGTCGGTGAACGTGATCACGGGGCTGATCAAGGCGAACTTTCCCAGCCGCATCGCCTTCCGCGTGTCGAGCAAGGTCGATAGCCGCACCATCCTGGACCAGAACGGCGCCGACGCGCTGCTCGGCAACGGCGACATGCTGCTGATGCCGCCGGCCAGCAACGAGCCCGTCCGCATCCAGGGCGCGTACCTGTCGACGGACGAGACCGAGGCGCTGATGGCCTGGTACCGCGAGCAGGCCCAGCTTCGCCGGCAGGAGGCGCTGGAGCGCGGGATGGACCCGTCGCACGTGGTGGAGGCCAACATCCTGGACGAGGTGCGCGCGCAGGAAGACACGGGCGAGCTGGAGGCAGACGAGGAGCCGGGCGAGCGCGACAAGCTGTTCCGCACCGCAGCGGAGCTGTGCATCCAGCACCAGGGCGGCAGCACGTCGCTCCTGCAGCGGCGGATGCGGATCGGCTACGGCCGCGCCGCGCGCATCATGGACCAGCTGGAAAAAGCCGGCATCCTGGGCCCGCCCGACGGCTCCAAGCCCCGCGACGTGCTGGTGGACTTCGCGCAGCTGGAATCCATTTGCGGCGCCGAGTGA